From the Solibacillus sp. FSL R5-0449 genome, one window contains:
- the putP gene encoding sodium/proline symporter PutP codes for MSDYSYQLLAIILYMIAMLGIGWYAFRKTSNLTDYMLGGRGLGAAVTALSAGASDMSGWLLMGLPGAIYLSGLVEAWIAIGLTVGAYLNWLLVAPRLRIYTHVTKDSITIPSYLDNRLRDNTKLLRIASGIIILVFFTFYVSSGMVSGGKFFESSFGMDYHTGLLFVSAVVVAYTLFGGFLAVSYTDVIQGIIMLVTLIAVPVFGIFLTGGIGETVDSIKAVDPEMFSLLPSTVTAAAIISSLAWGLGYFGQPHIIVRFMAISSVKETKSARRIGIGWMIFSLIGALATALVGVAYFQQQGTELKDAETVFIVLGQILFHPFIAGIILAAILAAVMSTISSQLIVTSSALIEDIYKALFNKTATDKHYVFLGRVAVLFVSIIAAIVAWNPESTILGLVAFAWAGFGAAFGPIILLSLFWRKLTNYGALAGMVAGAAVAFVWGRTESLTSMLYEIVPGFIACLVVAVVVSIVTYKPNAEIEEEFNETQRILKEEQ; via the coding sequence ATGTCGGATTATAGCTATCAGTTGTTAGCCATTATTCTTTACATGATTGCAATGCTTGGTATCGGTTGGTATGCCTTCCGAAAAACTAGTAACCTGACAGACTATATGCTAGGCGGGCGCGGTCTAGGTGCAGCGGTAACAGCATTAAGTGCCGGAGCATCGGATATGTCGGGCTGGCTATTAATGGGGCTTCCTGGTGCAATCTATTTATCAGGACTAGTGGAAGCTTGGATTGCAATCGGATTGACAGTCGGTGCCTATTTAAACTGGTTACTTGTAGCACCTCGATTACGTATTTATACACATGTAACAAAGGATTCCATCACAATTCCAAGTTATTTGGATAATCGTTTGCGTGACAACACAAAACTATTACGTATCGCATCAGGGATTATCATTTTAGTATTCTTTACATTCTATGTATCTTCCGGAATGGTATCAGGCGGCAAGTTTTTCGAAAGCTCATTCGGAATGGATTATCATACAGGTCTTTTATTCGTATCTGCGGTAGTTGTTGCCTACACATTATTTGGCGGATTCCTGGCTGTTAGTTATACGGATGTAATTCAAGGTATTATTATGCTTGTTACTTTAATTGCGGTTCCAGTTTTCGGAATTTTCTTAACTGGTGGTATTGGAGAAACGGTCGATTCTATTAAAGCGGTAGATCCGGAAATGTTCAGCCTTCTGCCATCTACTGTTACTGCAGCGGCTATTATCTCTTCTCTTGCATGGGGACTTGGCTATTTTGGTCAGCCGCATATCATCGTACGCTTTATGGCGATTTCATCTGTTAAAGAAACGAAAAGCGCACGACGTATTGGTATTGGCTGGATGATTTTCAGTTTAATAGGTGCCCTTGCAACAGCATTGGTTGGTGTAGCTTACTTCCAGCAGCAAGGTACGGAATTAAAGGATGCTGAAACGGTATTTATCGTACTAGGGCAAATTTTATTCCACCCGTTCATTGCAGGAATTATACTTGCAGCAATTTTAGCAGCAGTAATGAGTACAATTTCTTCCCAATTAATCGTTACTTCTTCAGCACTTATTGAAGATATTTATAAAGCTTTATTCAACAAGACTGCGACAGATAAACATTATGTATTTTTAGGTCGTGTCGCAGTACTATTCGTATCTATTATTGCGGCAATTGTTGCATGGAATCCTGAAAGTACAATTTTAGGTCTTGTAGCATTCGCATGGGCCGGTTTCGGTGCTGCATTCGGTCCAATCATTTTACTTTCTCTGTTCTGGCGTAAGCTTACAAACTACGGAGCACTTGCCGGAATGGTTGCCGGTGCGGCAGTTGCATTCGTTTGGGGACGTACGGAAAGTTTAACAAGTATGCTTTATGAGATTGTACCTGGCTTCATCGCGTGTTTAGTCGTTGCAGTTGTAGTAAGTATTGTGACGTATAAACCAAATGCGGAAATCGAAGAAGAATTCAATGAAACACAGCGTATTTTAAAAGAAGAGCAATAG
- a CDS encoding sigma 54-interacting transcriptional regulator, whose product MNQLDRSSVFEFLIEKIETGICAIDENGRVIVYNKKMRELTGESLEQITQRFLSQSLDFNLEQNMLQKVLASGQSFKHIKQTFWNARGEEVALMNDYYPYTLNDGTKIAIQFSRDITQQEFLMDRPLSRYGAPLTFDIITAVSKSMKQVIQQAKIAALGRIPVMLVGESGTGKDMIAEGIHHELAEKNERFITLICRRNEETLLTQIEKYIAEEKNYTFFAERIEFLSDEAQNRIVELLEQHSERNHVFIASIGEDPIDLIQKGHLSKNLYYLFSNLTIQVPALRERREDIKPFVDDYFARRRIAYGSPVKGLAPDIEEIFMNYDWPGNLKELEVLLDDISSLLTTEEYVELIHIPAYFKWKLQQAVPHTTEEQKLFDFSGQTLQPLDEYMRKVEDYYISHALQLNDGNISQTAKALGIHRQGLQYRLKRK is encoded by the coding sequence ATGAATCAACTAGATCGCTCTAGTGTTTTTGAGTTTTTGATTGAAAAAATAGAAACCGGAATTTGCGCTATTGATGAAAATGGACGAGTCATCGTTTACAACAAAAAAATGCGCGAACTTACCGGTGAATCACTTGAACAAATTACACAGCGCTTTTTATCACAGTCGCTAGACTTCAACTTGGAGCAAAATATGCTGCAAAAAGTTTTAGCTTCGGGTCAAAGTTTCAAACATATTAAGCAAACGTTCTGGAATGCCCGTGGTGAAGAAGTGGCACTGATGAATGACTATTATCCATATACCCTAAATGATGGGACAAAAATCGCTATCCAATTTTCCCGCGATATTACACAGCAGGAATTTTTAATGGACCGTCCTTTAAGCCGTTACGGCGCTCCATTAACTTTTGATATCATTACTGCTGTCTCAAAATCGATGAAGCAAGTAATCCAGCAAGCCAAAATTGCTGCGCTGGGACGTATTCCGGTCATGCTTGTCGGTGAATCAGGAACAGGGAAAGATATGATAGCAGAAGGGATTCATCATGAGCTGGCAGAAAAAAACGAACGCTTTATTACACTTATTTGCCGCCGCAATGAAGAAACATTGCTCACTCAAATTGAAAAATATATTGCCGAAGAAAAAAACTATACGTTTTTTGCTGAGCGGATTGAGTTTTTATCAGATGAAGCACAGAACCGTATCGTGGAGCTTCTGGAGCAACATTCCGAACGAAACCATGTATTTATAGCAAGTATTGGTGAAGACCCGATTGACTTAATACAAAAAGGTCACCTTTCCAAAAATCTGTACTACTTATTCTCCAACCTGACTATTCAAGTGCCGGCTTTACGTGAGCGTCGTGAAGACATCAAACCTTTCGTGGATGATTATTTCGCTCGCCGACGTATTGCGTATGGCAGCCCTGTGAAAGGTTTGGCACCTGATATCGAGGAAATATTTATGAACTATGACTGGCCAGGAAATTTAAAAGAACTTGAAGTATTACTGGATGATATCAGCTCACTACTCACAACGGAAGAGTATGTCGAACTTATACATATACCAGCATATTTCAAGTGGAAGCTCCAGCAAGCCGTGCCGCATACTACCGAGGAGCAAAAATTGTTCGACTTCTCCGGACAAACATTGCAGCCTCTTGATGAATATATGCGTAAAGTTGAAGATTATTATATTTCGCATGCCTTACAGCTAAACGATGGAAATATTTCACAAACAGCTAAAGCACTCGGCATCCACCGGCAAGGTTTACAATACCGTTTAAAACGCAAATGA
- a CDS encoding ABC transporter permease, translating to MAQNEQQIPKVSADMFDVVGRSENTDALSKKQVSYWKEVFYRFSHNKLAVVGLALLIIIAGFAIFAPIFSSYTYEQNVGLYNTAPSATHWFGTDDLARDIFVRAWEGARISLFIGITAAVIDLIIGVLWGSIAGLAGGRVDNIMMRIADVLTAIPYLLVVIILLVIMEPGLVPMIIALSITGWVNMARIVRSEVLKIKNQEYVLAARTLGANQWHIIKRHLIPNAMGAILVTMTMTIPSAIFTESFLSYLGLGVQAPLASWGTMASEGFKALQSAPWRLLFPAALISITIFAFNAVGDGLRDALDPKLRK from the coding sequence ATGGCTCAAAACGAACAGCAAATACCAAAAGTATCAGCTGACATGTTCGATGTTGTCGGTCGTTCAGAAAATACAGATGCCCTTTCTAAAAAGCAAGTATCTTATTGGAAGGAAGTATTTTATCGTTTCTCTCATAACAAGTTAGCTGTAGTTGGATTAGCCCTTCTTATTATCATTGCAGGTTTTGCAATTTTTGCGCCGATATTCTCTTCTTATACATATGAACAGAATGTCGGATTATACAATACCGCTCCTTCTGCAACACATTGGTTCGGAACGGATGACCTTGCGCGTGATATTTTCGTCCGTGCATGGGAAGGTGCCCGAATTTCATTATTCATCGGTATTACTGCCGCTGTCATTGATTTGATTATCGGGGTTTTATGGGGAAGTATTGCAGGTTTGGCAGGCGGCCGTGTCGATAACATTATGATGCGTATCGCAGACGTATTAACGGCAATCCCTTATTTATTAGTAGTAATTATTTTATTGGTAATTATGGAGCCTGGTTTAGTTCCTATGATTATCGCCCTTTCCATTACCGGTTGGGTAAACATGGCGCGAATTGTACGAAGTGAAGTACTGAAAATTAAAAATCAGGAGTACGTACTTGCTGCTCGTACATTAGGCGCAAATCAATGGCACATCATTAAACGTCACTTAATCCCAAATGCAATGGGTGCTATTTTAGTAACAATGACAATGACTATTCCAAGTGCAATTTTCACAGAGAGTTTCTTAAGCTACTTAGGTTTAGGGGTTCAGGCTCCTTTAGCCAGCTGGGGTACGATGGCCTCTGAAGGTTTCAAAGCACTTCAATCTGCACCATGGCGATTATTGTTCCCTGCAGCTTTAATCTCGATTACAATTTTCGCATTTAACGCAGTTGGAGACGGCTTACGTGACGCACTTGATCCGAAATTACGTAAATAA
- the ugpC gene encoding sn-glycerol-3-phosphate ABC transporter ATP-binding protein UgpC — MLDFDHIVKRYPDGYVAVENFHLKVEPGEFLVLVGPSGCGKSTTLRMVAGLESISEGELRIEGKRVNEVEPKDRDIAMVFQNYALYPHMNVYDNMAFGLKLRKFSKDQIDKKVREAAAILGLSDLLDKKPKSLSGGQRQRVALGRAIVRDAKLFLMDEPLSNLDAKLRVQMRSEITKLHYRLNTTTIYVTHDQTEAMTMASRIVVMKDGVIQQIGTPREVYDTPENVFVGGFIGSPAMNFLRGNVVGEYFEIGGEKVRIPDEKLKVLKEQNYTNREIILGIRPEDINDGNKQDTSSVVKTIVQVSELTGAEMIVYASIDDQQFVGKIHPDADVAMGEELSLNFNLAKAHFFDPATEMRIR, encoded by the coding sequence ATGTTAGATTTTGATCATATTGTAAAGCGTTATCCTGACGGCTATGTAGCTGTTGAAAATTTCCATTTAAAGGTTGAGCCGGGTGAATTTCTTGTACTTGTTGGTCCTTCTGGTTGCGGGAAGTCCACTACTTTACGTATGGTAGCAGGACTGGAATCCATTTCGGAAGGGGAACTTCGTATCGAAGGTAAACGAGTGAATGAAGTGGAACCGAAAGACCGTGACATTGCAATGGTATTCCAAAACTACGCTCTTTATCCGCATATGAATGTATATGATAATATGGCTTTTGGGTTGAAACTGCGTAAATTCTCAAAAGACCAGATTGATAAAAAAGTACGTGAAGCTGCTGCAATTTTAGGTTTATCGGATTTATTGGACAAGAAGCCGAAATCCCTTTCAGGTGGTCAACGCCAGCGTGTTGCATTAGGACGTGCCATTGTTCGTGATGCGAAACTGTTTTTAATGGACGAGCCATTATCGAACTTGGATGCAAAACTTCGTGTACAAATGCGCTCTGAAATTACGAAGCTCCATTATCGTTTAAATACTACAACTATTTATGTTACGCACGATCAGACGGAAGCGATGACGATGGCTTCACGTATTGTTGTAATGAAAGACGGTGTCATTCAGCAAATCGGAACACCGCGTGAAGTATACGATACACCTGAAAATGTATTTGTTGGCGGGTTTATTGGTTCACCGGCGATGAACTTCCTTCGTGGGAATGTTGTTGGGGAATATTTTGAAATCGGCGGCGAAAAAGTTCGCATTCCAGATGAAAAACTAAAAGTATTAAAAGAACAAAACTATACAAATCGAGAAATCATTTTAGGTATCCGTCCTGAAGATATTAACGACGGCAATAAACAGGACACAAGCAGTGTCGTTAAAACTATAGTGCAAGTAAGTGAATTAACCGGTGCAGAAATGATTGTTTATGCGTCAATTGATGACCAGCAATTTGTAGGTAAAATACATCCGGATGCAGATGTTGCTATGGGCGAAGAGCTTTCACTGAACTTCAACTTAGCGAAAGCACACTTCTTTGATCCGGCAACTGAAATGCGTATTCGCTGA
- a CDS encoding proline dehydrogenase family protein has product MSLKDFFIALSENQTLNSAAQKYGFKLGAQSVVAGTNIDEVIESIKHLNAQGISCTVDNLGEFVFEKSAALAAKEQILAVIERIHSENLDAHISLKPSQLGLDIDFEFCFENLKEIVALANEYQIFVNFDMENYARLHPSFELLEKIHAEYNNVGTVIQAYFFESDENVERFKDYRLRIVKGAYKEDESVAYQNKADIDRKFIEQIEYHLLHGKFTSIATHDHNVINHVKQFVQKHNIPNDKFEFQMLYGFRKEMQLSLAKEGYNFCTYVPFGNDWYGYFMRRLAERPQNLTLVTKQVFTKKTNTILAVAAGAFLAGRMSKKYR; this is encoded by the coding sequence ATGTCATTAAAAGATTTTTTTATCGCACTTTCAGAGAATCAAACATTAAATTCTGCAGCTCAAAAGTACGGATTTAAGCTGGGGGCGCAAAGTGTCGTTGCAGGTACAAATATCGATGAAGTGATAGAAAGCATCAAACATTTAAATGCACAAGGTATTTCTTGCACGGTTGATAATCTAGGGGAATTTGTGTTTGAAAAGTCTGCTGCACTTGCTGCAAAAGAGCAAATTTTGGCCGTAATCGAACGCATTCACAGTGAAAACCTTGATGCACATATTTCACTAAAACCTTCACAATTAGGGTTGGATATTGACTTTGAATTCTGCTTTGAAAATTTAAAAGAGATCGTTGCATTAGCAAATGAATATCAAATTTTTGTTAACTTCGATATGGAAAACTATGCTCGTCTACATCCTTCATTTGAGCTATTGGAAAAGATCCACGCTGAATACAATAATGTCGGAACAGTAATTCAAGCATACTTTTTCGAATCGGATGAAAATGTCGAACGCTTTAAAGATTACCGCTTACGTATCGTAAAAGGTGCTTACAAAGAAGATGAATCTGTCGCTTATCAAAATAAAGCCGATATTGACCGCAAGTTTATCGAGCAAATTGAATACCATTTACTACATGGCAAATTCACTTCAATTGCGACACATGATCACAATGTCATTAATCATGTTAAACAATTTGTCCAAAAGCATAATATTCCTAATGATAAATTTGAGTTCCAAATGCTTTACGGCTTCCGAAAAGAGATGCAGTTGAGTCTTGCTAAAGAAGGATACAACTTCTGTACGTATGTACCGTTTGGTAATGATTGGTATGGTTACTTTATGCGTCGCTTAGCTGAACGCCCGCAAAACCTGACACTTGTCACAAAACAAGTATTTACGAAAAAAACAAATACAATTTTAGCGGTTGCAGCAGGTGCGTTTTTAGCTGGACGTATGTCTAAAAAGTACAGATAA
- a CDS encoding helix-turn-helix domain-containing protein, which translates to MQLAQLFPSLKKHHTYPAIQNSATVVFYDSPNACWYEIAKSEITERDALLLKHFYYECSEQTDPWLLLLTQGVVRKPLTYTSIRILQYHINKDAEQLKYAIELFFIDDAYLLEISPNTFWIILFKDYSREELEGFIAILENDFYLHGQLFIGQMLPVCEMLHHSFTSEQKIFQAILERQHERIYTFSESFLTLLPLQLNVPLQQYLQHTLFNNLNDEMITTITTLFSHNGNMSSAAKELHIHRNTLLYRTQRYFEETSLDLKRSDDLLLAYLAAQLNKLTKEI; encoded by the coding sequence ATGCAACTTGCACAACTATTCCCTTCCCTTAAGAAACATCATACATACCCGGCAATCCAAAATTCTGCAACTGTCGTTTTTTATGATTCACCTAATGCGTGCTGGTATGAGATTGCCAAAAGCGAAATTACGGAACGAGATGCTCTTTTGTTAAAACATTTTTACTATGAATGCAGTGAGCAAACCGATCCGTGGTTATTATTATTAACGCAAGGTGTTGTACGAAAGCCGCTTACTTATACTTCTATTCGGATTTTACAATATCATATCAATAAAGATGCCGAGCAATTAAAGTATGCGATCGAACTTTTCTTTATAGATGATGCTTACCTTCTTGAAATTTCTCCAAATACTTTCTGGATTATATTGTTTAAAGATTATTCACGGGAGGAACTGGAGGGTTTCATCGCCATACTGGAAAATGACTTTTATTTGCATGGACAACTTTTTATAGGTCAAATGCTGCCGGTTTGTGAAATGCTCCACCACTCTTTCACATCGGAGCAAAAAATATTTCAGGCCATCTTAGAACGGCAACATGAAAGAATCTATACTTTTTCTGAAAGCTTCTTAACTTTATTGCCATTACAATTAAATGTTCCATTACAGCAATACTTGCAGCATACATTGTTTAATAATTTAAATGATGAAATGATTACCACCATTACAACCCTATTTTCTCACAATGGAAATATGTCCTCTGCCGCAAAGGAATTACATATACATCGCAATACATTGTTGTATCGTACACAACGGTATTTTGAAGAAACTTCTTTGGATTTAAAGCGTAGTGATGACCTGTTATTAGCCTATTTAGCAGCACAATTAAATAAATTAACAAAAGAAATCTGA
- the pruA gene encoding L-glutamate gamma-semialdehyde dehydrogenase has product MINYKHEPFTDFSVEENKQAYLEALKKVESQLGADYPLIIGGERITTEEKIVSYNPAKKTEVIGSVSKASKDLAEKAMQEADKAFKSWKKVKPEIRADVLFKAATIIRRRKHEFSAWLTKEAGKPWNEADADTAEAIDFLEYYGRQMLEMKDGRKVESRPNEYNRYDYIPLGIGIVISPWNFPFAIMAGTTVAAVVTGNTVLLKPASTTPVVAYKFIEVLEEAGLPKGVVNFVPGSGAEVGDYLVDHPKTRFISFTGSRDVGLRINERASKLSPGQIWIKRVIAEMGGKDTIVVDKDADLELAAQSIVKSAFGFSGQKCSACSRVVIVKDVYDQVVKRVEELTNSLTIGDPSDNNNFMATVIDSAAFKKISEYIEIGKTEGRLVAGGTADDSVGYFVHPTVFADVDPEARIMKEEIFGPVVAITKADSFEEAIDIANNTEYGLTGAVITNDRMNLEYAREEFHVGNLYFNRGCTGAIVGYQPFGGFNMSGTDSKAGGPDYLTLHMQAKTTSEAF; this is encoded by the coding sequence ATGATTAACTATAAACATGAACCATTTACAGATTTCTCGGTAGAAGAAAACAAGCAAGCTTATTTGGAAGCGCTTAAAAAAGTAGAATCACAGCTTGGTGCCGACTATCCTCTAATTATCGGTGGCGAACGTATTACGACAGAAGAAAAAATTGTATCATATAACCCGGCAAAGAAAACAGAAGTGATCGGCTCTGTTTCAAAAGCTTCAAAAGACTTGGCTGAAAAAGCGATGCAAGAAGCGGATAAAGCATTCAAGTCATGGAAAAAAGTTAAACCTGAAATCCGTGCAGACGTTTTGTTCAAGGCAGCGACAATTATCCGCCGCCGCAAGCATGAATTTTCTGCCTGGTTAACGAAAGAAGCAGGTAAGCCATGGAATGAAGCGGATGCAGATACTGCAGAAGCAATCGACTTTTTAGAATATTATGGCCGTCAAATGCTTGAAATGAAAGATGGTCGTAAAGTAGAAAGCCGTCCGAATGAATACAACCGTTATGATTATATCCCTCTAGGAATCGGGATTGTTATTTCACCTTGGAACTTCCCGTTTGCTATTATGGCAGGTACAACAGTAGCGGCTGTAGTTACTGGTAACACAGTACTATTAAAACCAGCATCAACAACACCGGTTGTCGCGTATAAATTTATTGAAGTGCTTGAAGAAGCAGGTTTACCGAAAGGTGTAGTAAACTTCGTACCTGGTAGCGGAGCGGAAGTAGGGGACTACCTAGTAGACCACCCGAAAACACGTTTCATCAGCTTTACAGGTTCTCGTGATGTCGGCTTACGTATTAACGAACGCGCATCAAAATTAAGCCCAGGTCAAATCTGGATTAAACGTGTTATCGCTGAAATGGGCGGTAAAGATACTATCGTTGTTGATAAAGATGCAGATTTAGAGTTAGCTGCACAGTCCATTGTTAAATCAGCTTTCGGTTTTTCTGGACAAAAATGTTCAGCATGTTCACGTGTCGTAATCGTAAAAGATGTATATGATCAAGTTGTAAAACGTGTGGAAGAGTTAACGAACTCATTAACAATCGGTGACCCTTCAGACAACAACAACTTTATGGCTACAGTAATCGATTCGGCTGCATTCAAAAAAATCAGCGAATATATTGAAATCGGTAAAACAGAAGGCCGTTTAGTTGCTGGCGGTACTGCAGATGATTCAGTTGGTTACTTCGTACATCCGACAGTATTTGCCGATGTGGATCCGGAAGCACGTATTATGAAAGAAGAAATCTTCGGTCCAGTAGTAGCGATTACAAAAGCAGATTCATTCGAAGAAGCGATTGATATTGCAAACAATACGGAATACGGTTTAACAGGTGCAGTAATTACAAACGACCGTATGAACTTAGAGTATGCTCGTGAAGAGTTCCATGTTGGAAACCTTTATTTCAACCGTGGCTGTACAGGTGCAATCGTTGGTTACCAACCATTTGGTGGCTTCAACATGTCAGGTACTGACTCTAAAGCAGGCGGACCGGATTATTTAACATTGCATATGCAAGCAAAAACAACATCAGAAGCATTTTAA
- a CDS encoding ABC transporter ATP-binding protein, which yields MKKKVLEVNDLRINFKTYAGVVQAVRGVSFELYEGETLAIVGESGSGKSVTSNALMKLIPQPPGIYAGGEINFNGRNIIPLSEKEMMQVRGNDISMIFQDPMTALNPTMRIGTQITEVLLKHKKVTSKDEAKKRAVELLDQVGIPFPEKRYKSYPHELSGGMRQRVVIAIALAADPKLLIADEPTTALDVTIQAQILELMKELQKKSNTSIIFITHDLGVVANVADRVAVMYAGQIVEYGTVEDIFYNPQHPYTWGLLGSMPDLNNSTDELLMAIPGSPPNLIDPPKGDAFAPRNEFAMKIDFEVEPPMFKVSDSHYAKTWLLHPDAPKMPVPDAVARRIKGYQQEGM from the coding sequence ATGAAGAAAAAAGTATTAGAAGTAAACGACTTACGTATTAATTTCAAAACGTACGCTGGTGTCGTACAAGCCGTACGCGGAGTAAGCTTTGAATTATACGAAGGCGAAACATTAGCGATCGTTGGTGAATCCGGTTCCGGAAAATCCGTAACGAGTAATGCACTGATGAAGTTAATTCCACAGCCACCTGGTATTTATGCCGGTGGTGAAATCAACTTCAATGGCCGCAATATTATTCCTTTATCTGAAAAAGAAATGATGCAAGTTCGAGGAAATGATATTTCAATGATTTTCCAGGATCCAATGACTGCATTAAATCCAACAATGCGTATCGGTACGCAAATTACCGAAGTGCTTCTGAAGCATAAAAAAGTTACGAGTAAGGACGAAGCAAAAAAACGTGCGGTTGAGCTGCTTGATCAAGTAGGTATCCCTTTCCCTGAAAAACGTTATAAGTCTTATCCTCACGAACTGTCTGGCGGGATGCGTCAACGTGTTGTTATCGCTATCGCACTTGCAGCAGATCCGAAGCTGTTAATTGCCGATGAGCCAACAACAGCACTTGATGTAACGATTCAGGCTCAAATTTTAGAGCTGATGAAAGAACTTCAAAAGAAATCAAATACGTCGATTATTTTCATTACACATGACTTAGGTGTTGTAGCAAATGTTGCAGACCGAGTTGCGGTAATGTACGCCGGTCAAATCGTTGAGTACGGTACTGTCGAAGATATTTTCTACAACCCTCAGCACCCGTATACTTGGGGGCTGCTTGGCTCTATGCCGGACTTGAACAACTCTACGGATGAGCTGTTGATGGCGATTCCGGGTTCACCGCCAAACTTGATCGATCCGCCTAAAGGTGATGCATTTGCACCTCGTAATGAGTTTGCAATGAAAATCGATTTTGAAGTGGAACCTCCAATGTTTAAAGTATCGGATTCACATTACGCGAAAACTTGGCTACTGCATCCTGATGCACCAAAAATGCCTGTACCTGATGCGGTAGCACGCCGTATTAAAGGCTATCAACAGGAGGGCATGTAA
- a CDS encoding ATP-binding cassette domain-containing protein: MANKILEVKGLKQYFGTAKQPIKAIDGISFDVYEGETLGLVGESGCGKSTTGRSIIRLYDITEGQITFKGKNISEMKSRKELMQFNREMQMIFQDPYASLNPRMTAGELIAEGFEIHGLYKNKKERQARIGELLEAVGLTREHANRYAHEFSGGQRQRIGIARALSLDPSFIIADEPISALDVSIQAQVVNLLKQLQKERGLTYLFIAHDLSMVKYISDRIAVMYRGKILELGSADEIYNNPIHPYTKSLLSAVPQPDPAYERNRTRIPYKHVEHDPAAKVIEARPGHFVFGTESQVKDWAK; encoded by the coding sequence ATGGCAAATAAAATATTAGAAGTAAAAGGCTTAAAACAATATTTTGGCACTGCCAAACAGCCGATCAAAGCGATCGATGGCATCTCCTTTGATGTGTATGAAGGCGAAACATTAGGCTTAGTTGGAGAGTCAGGCTGTGGTAAATCAACGACTGGACGCTCGATTATCCGCCTTTACGATATTACAGAAGGCCAAATCACCTTCAAAGGCAAAAACATCTCAGAAATGAAATCACGTAAAGAATTGATGCAATTCAACCGTGAAATGCAAATGATTTTCCAAGACCCTTATGCGAGTTTAAACCCTCGTATGACGGCCGGTGAATTAATTGCAGAAGGCTTTGAAATCCATGGTCTTTATAAGAATAAAAAAGAACGCCAAGCCCGTATCGGTGAATTGCTGGAAGCAGTCGGACTGACACGCGAGCATGCCAACCGTTATGCCCACGAGTTTTCTGGTGGTCAGCGTCAACGTATCGGCATTGCCCGTGCACTTAGTTTAGACCCAAGCTTCATCATTGCAGACGAACCGATTTCTGCGCTTGATGTTTCTATCCAAGCACAGGTAGTAAACTTATTGAAGCAGCTTCAAAAAGAACGCGGATTAACTTATTTATTCATCGCCCATGATTTATCGATGGTAAAATATATATCAGACCGAATTGCGGTTATGTATCGCGGAAAAATATTAGAACTTGGAAGCGCGGATGAGATTTACAACAATCCAATCCACCCTTATACGAAGTCTCTATTATCAGCAGTTCCTCAGCCAGATCCGGCTTACGAACGCAATCGTACACGTATCCCGTACAAACATGTTGAACATGATCCAGCAGCTAAAGTTATCGAAGCCCGCCCTGGCCATTTCGTATTTGGTACAGAATCACAAGTAAAAGACTGGGCTAAATAA